Proteins found in one Dermacentor silvarum isolate Dsil-2018 chromosome 8, BIME_Dsil_1.4, whole genome shotgun sequence genomic segment:
- the LOC119460685 gene encoding methylmalonyl-CoA mutase, mitochondrial, whose protein sequence is MLRASQSWRNLIYRSTYVQCSWDSTSAAASSAAGAAAPSASPSPAAAPASTGVDFKFPSEWVKRATKQLKGKPPESLAWHTAEGITVKPLYTSEDIKGLPEDYPGMFPFTRGPYPTMYAGRPWTIRQYAGFSTVEESNKFYKDNIKAGVQGLSVAFDLATHCGYDSDNPRVKGDVGMAGVAVDSVEDMKALFDGIPLEKISVSMTMNGAVIPVLSMFIVAGEEQGVEVGQLSGTIQNDILKEFMVRNTYIYPPDPSMRIIGDIFAFVSKNMPKYNSISISGYHIQEAGANNVLELAFTIADGLEYCRTGLKAGMTIDDFAPRLSFFWGIGMKFYMEIAKMRAARRLWATLIKEKFNPKNENSLKLRTHSQTSGWSLTEQDPYNNIVRTTIEAMASVFGGTQSLHTNAFDEALALPSRFSARIARNTQIILQEESGIPHVIDPWGGSYLMEALTSQVYDEALKIITEVEEMGGMAKAVASGMPKLRIEECAARKQALIDSSKEVIVGVNKYRLEKEDPIDVLMVDNTKVRNSQIAKLEQIRKNRDNAKTQAALDAITESAKTGEGNLLALAIDAARLRATVGEISYAMEKVFGRHVASDRMVSGAYKSTFGEDEEILNVIAKVNAFQEREGRRPRILVAKMGQDGHDRGAKVIATGFADMGFDVDIGPLFQTPEEVAQQAIDADVHVVGVSSLAAGHKTLVPELAKALKKMNRPDIHIVVGGVIPPQDYDFLYKAGAAAIFGPGTRIPVCAEQVLELLSGKKNEEKEKQQA, encoded by the coding sequence ATGCTGAGGGCATCCCAGAGTTGGCGTAATCTCATCTACAGGAGCACCTATGTCCAGTGTTCGTGGGACTCTACTAGTGCTGCAGCAAGTTCTGCTGCAGGCGCTGCTGCTCCTTCGGCGTCCCCGTCTCCAGCAGCTGCTCCAGCGTCGACCGGCGTGGATTTCAAGTTTCCCTCAGAATGGGTGAAACGTGCCACAAAGCAGCTGAAGGGAAAGCCCCCCGAGAGTCTCGCGTGGCAtacggcggaaggcatcaccgtgAAGCCGCTTTACACAAGCGAAGACATCAAGGGATTGCCCGAGGACTACCCTGGCATGTTCCCCTTCACGAGAGGCCCTTACCCGACCATGTACGCAGGTCGCCCATGGACGATTCGCCAGTACGCTGGTTTCAGTACTGTCGAAGAGAGCAacaaattctacaaggacaacatAAAGGCCGGCGTGCAGGGTCTGTCGGTCGCCTTCGACTTGGCGACGCACTGTGGATATGACTCCGACAACCCGCGAGTCAAGGGAGATGTCGGTATGGCCGGTGTGGCAGTCGATTCCGTTGAAGACATGAAGGCGCTCTTTGACGGGATACCCCTGGAGAAAATATCGGTGTCCATGACAATGAATGGTGCCGTCATTCCTGTGCTGTCGATGTTCATTGTAGCTGGAGAAGAACAAGGTGTCGAAGTTGGACAACTTTCTGGAACCATACAAAACGACATCCTTAAGGAGTTCATGGTACGGAACACGTACATTTATCCCCCAGACCCGTCAATGCGCATCATCGGCGACATCTTCGCGTTTGTCTCGAAGAACATGCCAAAATACAATTCCATTTCCATCTCGGGCTACCACATACAAGAAGCAGGAGCGAACAACGTTCTGGAACTAGCATTTACAATTGCTGATGGACTGGAATACTGCAGGACGGGGTTGAAGGCTGGCATGACCATCGATGACTTTGCACCCAGACTGTCATTCTTTTGGGGCATTGGCATGAAGTTTTACATGGAGATTGCGAAAATGAGAGCTGCACGCAGGTTGTGGGCTACACTTATCAAGGAAAAGTTCAACCCAAAGAATGAAAACTCACTGAAGCTGCGTACTCATTCTCAAACTTCGGGCTGGTCTCTTACGGAGCAAGATCCTTACAACAACATTGTCCGCACCACAATTGAAGCCATGGCATCTGTTTTTGGTGGGACGCAATCCCTCCATACTAACGCTTTCGACGAAGCACTTGCACTGCCATCCAGATTTAGTGCGAGGATTGCTAGAAATACTCAAATCATCCTGCAGGAAGAAAGTGGAATACCACATGTGATAGACCCTTGGGGTGGTTCATATCTCATGGAGGCGCTCACTTCTCAGGTGTACGATGAAGCTCTTAAAATAATCACCGAGGTTGAAGAAATGGGAGGCATGGCAAAGGCTGTGGCATCGGGCATGCCAAAACTGCGCATTGAGGAATGTGCTGCCAGAAAGCAGGCCCTCATCGACAGTAGTAAAGAAGTCATTGTAGGTGTAAACAAATATCGTCTTGAGAAGGAGGACCCCATTGATGTCTTGATGGTGGACAACACAAAAGTGAGAAATTCGCAGATTGCCAAGCTCGAGCAAATCCGCAAGAACCGGGACAATGCAAAAACACAAGCAGCACTAGATGCCATCACGGAGTCTGCAAAGACTGGAGAAGGCAACCTATTAGCATTGGCCATTGATGCAGCTAGACTAAGAGCTACAGTCGGTGAAATCTCTTACGCAATGGAAAAGGTGTTCGGTCGCCATGTCGCATCTGATAGAATGGTTTCTGGTGCCTACAAGTCGACATTTGGAGAGGATGAGGAAATTTTGAATGTGATAGCCAAAGTCAATGCTTTCCAGGAGCGCGAAGGACGACGGCCACGTATTCTCGTTGCCAAGATGGGACAAGATGGCCACGACAGAGGTGCCAAAGTTATCGCTACAGGATTTGCTGACATGGGCTTTGATGTTGATATCGGGCCACTGTTTCAGACGCCTGAAGAAGTTGCACAGCAGGCAATCGATGCTGATGTACACGTTGTCGGTGTGAGCAGCTTAGCTGCTGGCCACAAGACCCTTGTGCCAGAGCTTGCAAAAGCCCTGAAAAAAATGAATAGGCCAGACATACACATTGTTGTTGGAGGTGTCATTCCACCACAGGATTATGATTTCCTGTACAaggctggtgctgctgcaatcTTCGGCCCTGGTACACGCATACCAGTGTGTGCCGAACAAGTGCTTGAACTCCTGTcgggaaagaaaaatgaagagaaagaaaagcagcaaGCGTGA